In the Nerophis ophidion isolate RoL-2023_Sa linkage group LG01, RoL_Noph_v1.0, whole genome shotgun sequence genome, one interval contains:
- the LOC133550730 gene encoding zinc finger protein OZF-like, producing MDDYCYAKMVTSCQREHSSKSPTEIKTEDEDIQQLNPEEVSPQSGGSSTLKQETPQPPCIKKEEEKLCIAQEGECLLGREEADYTMFPLTVVSVKTEDDEEKPQVDNLLAPLSDSEAEDEVEEPLSSDTDCEGDMRTHTDNKHSECSSKKRGETCLSCSVCGESFTKKSHLTQHMRTHMGKKTFKCSVCDKSFSRNNSLTQHMRTHTGEKPFICSVCGKSFSQNNSLTQHMKTHTGEKPFNCSVCGKSFSQNAHLTQHMITHTGEKPFNCSVCGKSFSQNAHLTQHMKTHTGEKAFNCSVCGKSFSQNINLTQHMITHTGEKPFNCSVCGKSFSHNSNLTEHMRTHTGEKLFDCSVCGKGFYQNCRLTQHMRTHTGEKPFKCLVCGKSFSQNCHLTQHMRTHTGENKFDCSVCGKIFSGNTSLTQHLRTHTKPFNCSICGENFSMKRLLSQHMRTHTGEKPFSCSVCCKRFPHNAGAVKHMRTHKGK from the coding sequence ACATCCAGCAGCTGAATCCAGAAGAGGTTTCccctcagtcaggggggagctccactttgaagcaggagactccacaaccaccctgcattaaaaaAGAAGAGGAGAAACTCTGCATtgctcaggagggagagtgtcttctaggacgagaggaagctgattacaccatgtttccactgactgttgtctctgtgaagactgaagatgatgaagagaaaccacaagtagacaacctcttagctccactatcagatagtgaggctgaagacgaggttgaagaacctttgagcagcgatacagactgtgaaggtgatatgaggactcacactgacaacaaacactctgaatgcTCTTCAAAGAAGAGAGGTGAAACATGTTTGAGCTGCTCAGTTTGTGGTGAAAGTTTTACGAAAAAGAgccatttgactcaacacatgagaacacatatgggcaaaaaaacatttaagtgttcagtttgtgacaaaagcttttctcgaaataactctttgactcaacacatgagaacacacacaggtgaaaaaccttttatttgttcagtttgtggaaaaagcttttctcaaaataactctttgactcaacacatgaaaacacacacaggtgaaaaaccatttaattgttcagtttgtggcaaaagcttttctcaaaatgcccatttgactcaacacatgataacacacacaggtgaaaaaccatttaattgttcagtttgtggcaaaagcttttctcaaaatgcacatttgactcaacacatgaaaacacacacaggtgaaaaagcatttaattgttcagtttgtggcaaaagcttttctcaaaatatcaatttgactcaacacatgataacacacacaggtgaaaaaccatttaattgttcagtttgtggcaaaagcttttctcacaATAGcaatttgactgaacacatgagaacacacacaggtgaaaaactatTTGATTGCTCAGTTTGTGGCAAAGGTTTTTATCAAAATTGccgtttgactcaacacatgagaacacacacaggtgagaaaccatttaaatgtttagtttgtggcaaaagcttttctcaaaattgccatttgactcaacacatgagaacacacacaggtgaaaacaAATTTGATTGTTCGGTTTGTGGCAAAATCTTTTCTGGAAATACTTCTTTGACTCAACACcttagaacacacacaaaaccaTTTAACTGTTCGATTTGTGGTGAAAACTTTTCTATGAAGAGACTTTTGagtcaacacatgagaacacacacaggtgaaaaaccatttagttgttcagtgtgctGTAAGAGGTTCCCACATAATGCAGGCGCagtaaaacacatgagaacacacaaggGAAAATAA